One Bacillus sp. FJAT-52991 genomic region harbors:
- a CDS encoding gamma-glutamyl-gamma-aminobutyrate hydrolase family protein, producing MKPLIGVTSSYIYSYMPKLDKGGKNEQSQYEALKSTYVGSCLFGLNDVPFNMSLSTDTQAIEQAGGIPIIIPQTEDEDSMRSILSRLDGIMFVGGNDIHPEFYGEEVNYNKGLFGTLDNLNTEDASVFAKTVIERDRMEIALMKLALEKTNLPILGICRGSQIMNVALGGSLYQDLEKCYEGEELLGHVSLEKWASHVHDIIIEDGSLVHKIFDEKQINVNSIHHQAIRHLGDGLKVTAKAADGIVEAIEYDDASRFVLGVQWHPEMLLKSDETHRKVFDAFIEASKS from the coding sequence ATGAAACCACTTATAGGAGTAACAAGTAGTTATATTTATAGTTACATGCCCAAGCTGGATAAAGGAGGTAAAAATGAGCAGTCTCAATATGAAGCGTTGAAAAGCACATATGTGGGAAGCTGTTTATTCGGATTGAATGATGTGCCGTTTAACATGTCTCTGTCCACAGATACTCAAGCGATTGAACAAGCTGGTGGCATACCGATTATCATTCCGCAAACTGAAGATGAAGATTCTATGAGAAGTATTCTAAGTCGACTAGATGGAATCATGTTTGTAGGGGGAAATGATATCCATCCAGAGTTTTATGGTGAAGAAGTGAATTACAACAAGGGACTGTTTGGAACCTTAGATAATTTAAATACGGAAGATGCATCTGTGTTCGCTAAAACTGTTATTGAAAGGGACAGAATGGAGATTGCACTTATGAAGCTTGCGCTTGAAAAGACAAATCTTCCAATACTCGGTATTTGTCGCGGCTCACAGATTATGAATGTCGCTCTTGGCGGCAGCTTGTACCAAGACCTTGAAAAGTGTTATGAAGGGGAAGAACTATTGGGACACGTCAGCCTTGAAAAATGGGCATCACATGTACACGATATCATCATTGAAGATGGGAGTTTAGTACATAAGATATTTGATGAGAAACAAATAAATGTCAATTCCATTCATCACCAGGCAATCCGCCACCTGGGCGATGGTTTGAAGGTCACTGCCAAAGCTGCAGATGGTATTGTGGAAGCGATAGAGTATGATGACGCTTCAAGATTTGTCTTAGGTGTGCAATGGCATCCTGAAATGCTGCTCAAATCTGATGAGACTCATAGGAAAGTATTTGATGCATTTATAGAAGCAAGTAAATCGTAA